A window of the Euzebya pacifica genome harbors these coding sequences:
- a CDS encoding cell wall-binding repeat-containing protein: protein MNVRRRWAAIVLSALCLVFGLVVPASAQASITSTGPLTTITTTPDLNCAVNHVDDTAGEFYANTACGTFVALNGTLYGPASIPAGSALGSYTPYTSAGQTSGGGGNVNDPYRITTTVTLGDSGVSLTQVDTYVTGQASFRTDITLTNNGPSSVSGYVYRAADCYLANSDSGFGSVGGDGRIGCTNETRAEEFVPITGGSTYFEGGYSETWSMVATQQALPNTCRCDERIDNGMALAWNVTAVSGGSQVTVSTATSFGTSTTTTDQVEVVQASTGISTNAQGQVTFNVSRPSTRDLTITIRPTVVPGCDILSVTIFHNGLSYPASDPEGDGTWTATIPRSQLAEADITYSVTDTCGTRTGSVGRVTFYDPSGVITDASTGAVIPDATVTLHNVPGWTAQTASNTGPQTCETVDTRGPGGWTQPAPASDGVVAAVSSGTFTPDVNPQQTDLDGRYGWDVVTGCWYVTVAATGYAALTSPVVGVPPEVTDLDLALTPTGGTTASGVTRLAGAERIATANAISQDLWAAGSADVVLLARHDNFPDSLAGGPLAVAAGGPLLLTPSSGLFVTTAQEIMRVLPSGGHVLLLGGVAALSEDVAFDLMDLGYTVSRADGATRYETAVMVAQMTASSPSTIFIADGNTFGDALVASSVVPAMGNATVVLTAGTTLPASVADYLDANNGASWFTIGQAATAALGNEDASFVGVDVPDTSRQVAEAFYPQPTGFAIASSENFPDALAGSAHAGRLLIPLLLSPTSGMTSSVLGYLQANAPFQTAYLYGGTAALSDQVAQQAANVVG, encoded by the coding sequence GTGAACGTCCGTCGCCGCTGGGCAGCCATCGTGTTGTCCGCACTCTGCCTTGTCTTCGGCCTCGTCGTGCCAGCATCGGCGCAGGCCTCGATCACCAGCACCGGTCCGTTGACCACCATCACGACCACGCCAGACCTCAACTGTGCGGTCAACCACGTGGACGACACCGCCGGTGAGTTCTACGCCAACACCGCCTGTGGCACGTTCGTGGCCCTGAACGGCACGCTGTACGGACCGGCGTCGATCCCGGCCGGCAGCGCCCTGGGGAGCTACACGCCCTACACGTCCGCGGGCCAGACCAGCGGTGGTGGCGGCAACGTCAACGACCCGTACCGGATCACCACGACCGTCACCCTGGGTGACAGCGGGGTCAGCCTGACCCAGGTCGACACCTACGTGACGGGCCAGGCGTCGTTCCGGACCGACATCACGCTCACCAACAACGGACCGTCGTCGGTCTCTGGTTACGTGTACCGGGCAGCCGACTGCTACCTGGCCAACTCCGACTCCGGATTCGGTTCGGTCGGCGGTGACGGCCGCATCGGCTGCACCAACGAGACCAGGGCGGAGGAGTTCGTGCCGATCACCGGCGGCTCGACGTACTTCGAGGGCGGGTACTCCGAGACGTGGAGCATGGTCGCGACCCAGCAGGCCCTGCCCAACACCTGCCGCTGCGACGAACGGATCGACAACGGGATGGCGCTGGCATGGAACGTCACCGCCGTCAGCGGCGGCAGCCAGGTCACCGTCTCCACCGCGACGTCCTTCGGCACCTCCACGACCACGACCGACCAGGTGGAGGTGGTCCAGGCGAGCACCGGCATCTCGACCAACGCACAGGGACAGGTGACGTTCAACGTCTCGCGCCCGTCCACCCGCGACCTGACCATCACCATCCGCCCGACGGTGGTCCCCGGCTGCGACATCCTGTCGGTCACGATCTTCCACAACGGCCTGTCCTATCCGGCCTCCGACCCGGAGGGTGACGGGACGTGGACCGCAACCATCCCCCGATCGCAGCTCGCCGAGGCCGACATCACCTACTCCGTGACCGACACGTGCGGCACCAGGACGGGGTCGGTCGGCCGGGTGACCTTCTACGACCCGAGTGGCGTGATCACCGACGCCTCGACCGGCGCGGTCATCCCCGACGCGACGGTGACCCTCCACAACGTGCCCGGCTGGACTGCCCAGACCGCCAGCAACACCGGACCGCAGACCTGCGAGACCGTCGACACCCGCGGACCGGGCGGCTGGACCCAGCCGGCCCCGGCCAGCGACGGCGTCGTCGCCGCGGTCAGCAGCGGCACCTTCACCCCTGACGTGAACCCGCAGCAGACCGACCTCGACGGCCGCTACGGCTGGGACGTCGTGACCGGCTGCTGGTACGTGACCGTCGCCGCCACCGGCTACGCCGCCCTCACCAGCCCGGTGGTGGGCGTCCCACCCGAGGTGACCGACCTCGACCTGGCCCTCACCCCCACGGGTGGCACGACCGCCTCCGGCGTCACGAGGCTGGCCGGTGCGGAACGCATCGCCACCGCCAACGCCATCAGCCAGGACCTCTGGGCGGCCGGGAGCGCCGATGTGGTGCTGCTCGCCCGCCACGACAACTTCCCGGACTCGCTGGCCGGCGGTCCGCTGGCCGTCGCGGCCGGTGGCCCCCTGCTGCTGACCCCGTCCTCCGGGCTGTTCGTCACGACGGCCCAGGAGATCATGCGTGTCCTGCCGTCCGGCGGACATGTCCTCCTCCTCGGTGGCGTGGCCGCGCTGTCCGAGGACGTCGCGTTCGACCTGATGGACCTGGGCTACACCGTGTCCCGGGCCGACGGCGCCACGAGGTACGAGACCGCGGTGATGGTCGCCCAGATGACGGCCTCGTCGCCCTCCACCATCTTCATCGCGGACGGCAACACGTTCGGCGACGCCCTCGTCGCCAGCAGCGTGGTCCCGGCGATGGGCAACGCCACCGTCGTCCTGACGGCCGGAACCACCCTGCCCGCCTCCGTCGCCGACTACCTGGACGCCAACAACGGCGCGAGCTGGTTCACCATCGGCCAGGCCGCCACGGCAGCCCTCGGCAACGAGGACGCGTCGTTCGTCGGTGTCGACGTCCCCGACACGTCCCGGCAGGTGGCCGAGGCGTTCTATCCCCAGCCCACGGGCTTCGCGATCGCCAGCAGCGAGAACTTCCCCGACGCCCTCGCGGGAAGCGCGCATGCCGGCCGGCTGCTGATCCCGTTGCTCCTCTCCCCCACGAGCGGGATGACCTCGTCGGTCCTCGGCTACCTGCAGGCCAACGCCCCGTTCCAGACCGCCTACCTGTACGGCGGCACTGCGGCCCTCAGCGACCAGGTCGCCCAGCAAGCGGCCAACGTCGTGGGCTGA
- a CDS encoding AAA family ATPase, with protein sequence MALPSSPVVAPAAGRRWRVGVAVGKFNPPHLGHVHLLTVGAARVDHLHVLLCDRPDQTLPATDRAAWLADALPDNVTVHVTPDDLPEANEPWAGRALEVLPEPPDVAFTSEPWGPGWAQLMGADHVAVDNDRSTVPASGTALRANLARNFHLLVPAARAALTRRVVCVGAESTGKTTLARGLAERLGTVWVPEHGRWYWEGRRYLVDQSWDTSEFLRIARAQRSLADDLARKAVGGMVVGDTDALVTAVWHRRYLGHDDDVLDRLVETVRPDHYLVCAPDFAWVQDGTRESVAERQAMHADTLDRVQRSGVPFTVLTGGAAERLATAAAVCADAASVPSLT encoded by the coding sequence ATGGCCCTCCCCTCCTCCCCTGTTGTCGCGCCGGCTGCGGGCCGCCGGTGGCGGGTCGGCGTGGCCGTCGGCAAGTTCAACCCACCACACCTGGGCCATGTCCACCTGCTGACGGTCGGCGCCGCCCGGGTGGATCACCTCCACGTGCTGCTGTGCGACCGACCGGACCAGACGCTGCCTGCGACCGATCGGGCGGCATGGCTGGCCGACGCGCTGCCCGACAACGTCACTGTGCACGTCACCCCCGACGACCTGCCGGAGGCCAACGAACCATGGGCGGGCCGTGCGCTGGAGGTCCTGCCCGAACCGCCGGACGTGGCGTTCACCTCCGAGCCCTGGGGGCCCGGCTGGGCGCAGCTCATGGGGGCCGACCACGTGGCCGTCGACAACGACCGGTCGACGGTGCCGGCCAGCGGCACGGCGCTGCGTGCGAACCTCGCCCGCAACTTCCACCTGCTCGTCCCAGCGGCTCGGGCAGCCCTCACCCGCCGTGTCGTCTGCGTCGGGGCCGAGTCGACGGGGAAGACAACCCTGGCGCGCGGGCTGGCGGAGCGGCTGGGGACGGTCTGGGTGCCCGAGCACGGGCGCTGGTACTGGGAGGGCCGCCGGTACCTCGTCGACCAGTCCTGGGACACCTCGGAGTTCCTCCGCATCGCCCGGGCCCAGCGGTCCCTTGCCGATGACCTCGCCCGGAAGGCCGTCGGTGGGATGGTGGTCGGCGACACCGACGCCCTGGTCACCGCCGTGTGGCACCGGCGCTACCTCGGCCACGACGACGACGTCCTCGACCGGCTGGTGGAAACGGTCCGACCGGACCACTACCTGGTCTGCGCGCCCGACTTCGCGTGGGTGCAGGACGGCACCCGCGAGTCGGTGGCCGAACGGCAGGCGATGCACGCCGACACCCTCGACCGCGTCCAGCGGTCCGGCGTGCCGTTCACGGTGCTGACCGGCGGTGCTGCCGAACGGCTGGCCACGGCGGCGGCCGTGTGTGCGGACGCCGCCTCGGTTCCATCCCTCACCTGA
- a CDS encoding methyltransferase has translation MPPQTQLTLPDGRTVTLRRHPSRAQPDNLRAWDAADELALAWMAGDTEGLLADDVEAPITPDGMEAAHGRTVLVNDRFGALAVGLADRHPASWADSALTWEVTRANLEANGQDPSAAEIVPASQGLPPVGVAVVKVPRAKAMLEWQLRRIAVAALPGTVVVGAGMTREVHSSTVELFERILGPTVTTRARKKARLLLTRVDLDRVDREVPGTSTHEAHGVTVVAEPGVFGAGGTDDGTELLLANLPAVQGPVDVIDLGCGTGIVGTVIARDNPAARLVFTDVSDLAVSSARRTFERTLSGQEATFHVADGLSACADGSADLVVVNPPFHQGRVVTDDIAWEMFGDARRVLRPGGRIVVVGNRHLAYHAKLKRLYGNVEVLGSDPRFVVMASTRA, from the coding sequence GTGCCTCCCCAGACCCAGCTGACCCTGCCCGACGGCCGGACCGTCACCCTCCGACGCCATCCCAGCCGTGCGCAGCCGGACAACCTGCGGGCGTGGGACGCCGCCGACGAGCTGGCGCTGGCCTGGATGGCCGGCGACACCGAGGGGTTGCTGGCCGACGACGTCGAGGCGCCGATCACCCCCGATGGGATGGAGGCAGCCCACGGCCGGACGGTCCTGGTCAACGATCGGTTCGGGGCGCTGGCGGTGGGCCTTGCCGACCGGCACCCGGCGTCGTGGGCGGACTCCGCCCTCACGTGGGAGGTGACCCGGGCCAACCTCGAGGCCAACGGGCAGGACCCGTCGGCCGCGGAGATCGTCCCGGCCAGCCAGGGGCTGCCACCCGTGGGCGTCGCCGTCGTGAAGGTCCCCCGAGCCAAGGCGATGCTGGAGTGGCAGCTGCGCCGGATCGCCGTCGCGGCGCTCCCCGGCACCGTCGTCGTCGGCGCCGGCATGACGCGCGAGGTCCACTCATCGACCGTGGAGCTGTTCGAGCGGATCCTCGGGCCGACGGTCACCACGCGAGCGCGCAAGAAGGCCCGTCTCCTGCTGACCCGAGTCGACCTCGATCGTGTGGACCGGGAGGTGCCGGGGACCTCGACCCACGAGGCCCACGGCGTCACGGTCGTCGCCGAGCCCGGGGTGTTCGGCGCCGGTGGCACCGACGATGGGACCGAGCTGCTGCTGGCCAACCTCCCTGCCGTCCAGGGCCCCGTGGACGTGATCGACCTCGGCTGCGGGACCGGGATCGTCGGCACGGTGATCGCCCGGGACAACCCTGCGGCGCGGCTGGTCTTCACCGACGTCTCCGACCTCGCGGTGTCCTCTGCGCGGCGCACCTTCGAACGCACCCTGTCGGGGCAGGAGGCGACGTTCCATGTCGCCGATGGCCTGTCCGCCTGCGCCGACGGCAGCGCCGACCTCGTGGTCGTCAACCCGCCGTTCCACCAGGGACGCGTCGTCACCGACGACATCGCCTGGGAGATGTTCGGCGACGCCCGTCGGGTCCTGCGACCGGGTGGGCGGATCGTCGTCGTCGGCAACCGCCACCTGGCCTACCACGCCAAGCTCAAGCGCCTGTACGGCAACGTCGAGGTGCTCGGCAGCGACCCCCGGTTCGTGGTGATGGCCAGCACCAGGGCCTGA